A part of Capsicum annuum cultivar UCD-10X-F1 chromosome 6, UCD10Xv1.1, whole genome shotgun sequence genomic DNA contains:
- the LOC107874622 gene encoding dof zinc finger protein DOF3.6 yields the protein MVFSSFPVYLDHPNLHQLQQPDGHQQVGNPGLENPQLTALQPPPVQMGASPGSIRPGSMVDRARLAKIPLPEAGLKCPRCDSTNTKFCYFNNYNLSQPRHFCKTCRRYWTRGGALRSVPVGGGCRRNKRSKSSTNNNSSKTTGSNVNSTTTADPRQIGTSTSASPSSCNTEIITGRHHFPHEQSPVQFTPLMAAFQNLNHHYGGFQPPPLVSTQGAATLGHPEMGFQIGSTTNSTNNLSAPSGVSDHQWRLPSLAANTNLYPFHQGEGIESSSGNSIAHDDQGLNSTKQFLGTMENNTNQYWGGNAWTGFAGLNSSSSASHLL from the exons atGGTTTTCTCATCTTTTCCTGTATATCTAGATCATCCCAATTTGCATCAG TTACAACAGCCAGATGGCCATCAACAAGTTGGAAACCCTGGGCTGGAGAATCCCCAACTTACAGCTCTGCAGCCCCCACCTGTTCAGATGGGGGCCAGTCCTGGCTCGATCAGACCAGGTTCTATGGTGGATCGAGCCAGGCTAGCTAAAATTCCACTACCGGAGGCTGGACTAAAGTGTCCAAGGTGTGATTCAACAAATACAAAGTTCTGCTACTTCAATAACTACAACCTTTCACAACCAAGACACTTCTGTAAGACTTGTCGCCGTTACTGGACAAGAGGGGGAGCCTTGAGAAGCGTGCCGGTAGGAGGAGGATGCCGGAGGAACAAGAGAAGCAAAAGCAGTACAAATAACAACAGCTCAAAGACAACTGGAAGTAATGTCAATAGTACTACTACTGCTGATCCGAGACAAATAGGTACTTCAACAAGTGCAAGTCCATCTAGCTGCAACACAGAAATAATTACTGGACGCCATCACTTTCCACACGAGCAATCCCCAGTACAGTTTACTCCACTCATGGCCGCCTTCCAAAACCTAAATCATCACTATGGCGGATTTCAGCCTCCTCCTTTGGTCTCAACACAGGGCGCTGCTACTCTTGGTCATCCTGAAATGGGATTTCAAATAGGTAGTACTACAAATAGTACTAACAATTTGTCTGCTCCTTCAGGAGTATCTGATCATCAGTGGAGATTACCTTCTTTGGCAGCAAACACAAATTTGTACCCTTTTCATCAAGGTGAAGGAATCGAATCATCATCTGGTAATAGTATTGCCCATGATGATCAAGGGTTAAATTCGACGAAACAGTTTTTGGGGACAATGGAAAATAACACTAATCAATATTGGGGTGGAAACGCATGGACAGGGTTTGCTGGACTCAATTCCTCTTCTTCAGCCAGCCATCTCCTTTGA